Proteins from a single region of Candidatus Eremiobacteraceae bacterium:
- the aceB gene encoding malate synthase A encodes MTPSQGALLPAGVTVLGRIDAYAERVLTPEALAFVASLQRAFDGRRLALLRERDRRQASLDAGGLLGFLPETAHLRSADWRVATAPPDLTARRVEITGPVERKMLINALNSGADVFMADFEDATAPTFSNVIEGQANLCDAIAGEIEHTGPDGSRYRLRDRVARLIVRPRGWHLAEKHVLVDDARASASLFDFGLYAYHNAARLIAKGSGPYFYLPKLESHLEARLWNEVFAHAETALTLPPRVIRATVLIETVCAAFEMEEILYELRDRICGLNAGRWDYIFSTIKKFRSRPDFVLPDRAQIAMTAPFMRAYTDLLVNTCHRRGAHAIGGMAAFIPSRKDAAVNDTAFAKVREDKLREAGDGFDGTWVAHPDLVPVASAVFEERLGDRPNQLDIARADVVPNPRRLLDVRIAGGSVTEAGLRANIRVGVQYLTSWLNGTGAAAIANLMEDVATAEISRAQVWQWVRHGVRLSDGRVVDRALVRGIADDELGAEPTQARALFEDVALGDRFVEFLTLPGYELLD; translated from the coding sequence ATGACGCCTAGCCAAGGGGCCCTGCTTCCCGCGGGCGTGACCGTCCTCGGGCGGATCGACGCATATGCCGAACGCGTGCTGACGCCCGAAGCGCTGGCGTTCGTCGCGTCGCTGCAGCGCGCGTTCGACGGCCGCAGGTTGGCGCTGCTGCGCGAGCGGGACCGTCGCCAAGCATCTCTCGACGCCGGTGGTCTTCTCGGCTTCCTGCCTGAGACCGCACACCTGCGTTCCGCCGATTGGCGCGTGGCCACCGCGCCGCCGGATTTGACCGCACGGCGCGTCGAGATCACCGGCCCGGTCGAACGCAAGATGCTCATCAATGCGCTCAATTCGGGCGCGGACGTCTTCATGGCCGACTTCGAGGACGCAACCGCGCCGACGTTCTCAAACGTCATCGAAGGGCAAGCAAATCTCTGCGATGCCATCGCGGGCGAAATCGAGCACACCGGCCCGGACGGCTCTCGCTATCGTCTGCGCGATCGCGTCGCCAGGCTGATCGTGCGGCCGCGCGGCTGGCACCTTGCGGAAAAGCACGTGCTCGTCGACGACGCCAGGGCGTCGGCCTCGCTCTTCGATTTCGGGCTCTATGCGTACCACAACGCGGCGCGCCTGATCGCCAAAGGCAGCGGGCCGTATTTCTATCTTCCGAAGCTTGAGAGCCATCTCGAGGCGCGTCTGTGGAATGAGGTCTTTGCGCACGCGGAAACGGCACTGACGCTGCCGCCGCGCGTTATCCGCGCGACGGTTCTGATAGAGACCGTGTGCGCGGCATTCGAGATGGAAGAGATACTGTACGAACTGCGCGACCGCATCTGCGGGTTGAATGCCGGCCGATGGGACTATATTTTCAGCACGATTAAGAAGTTCCGGAGCCGGCCGGATTTCGTGCTGCCGGACCGCGCGCAGATCGCCATGACGGCGCCGTTCATGCGCGCATACACCGATTTGCTGGTCAACACGTGCCATCGGCGCGGAGCACATGCGATCGGCGGCATGGCCGCGTTCATCCCGAGCCGCAAGGATGCCGCGGTCAACGATACCGCGTTTGCCAAGGTGCGAGAAGACAAACTCCGCGAGGCCGGCGATGGCTTCGACGGCACGTGGGTGGCGCATCCCGACCTCGTGCCGGTCGCAAGTGCGGTGTTCGAAGAGCGGCTTGGCGATCGGCCGAATCAGCTCGATATCGCACGCGCGGACGTCGTGCCCAATCCCCGACGGCTGCTCGATGTGCGCATCGCCGGTGGTTCCGTGACCGAAGCAGGGTTGCGCGCGAACATCCGCGTGGGAGTCCAGTACCTGACATCGTGGCTGAACGGCACGGGCGCTGCCGCCATCGCGAACTTGATGGAAGACGTCGCGACGGCGGAGATCTCGCGCGCGCAAGTGTGGCAGTGGGTGCGGCACGGCGTACGCTTGAGCGACGGTCGCGTCGTCGACCGCGCGCTCGTCCGAGGGATCGCGGACGACGAACTAGGAGCGGAACCCACGCAAGCTCGCGCGCTATTCGAAGACGTGGCACTCGGCGATCGCTTCGTCGAGTTCCTTACGTTGCCCGGTTACGAGTTGCTCGACTGA
- a CDS encoding bifunctional acetate--CoA ligase family protein/GNAT family N-acetyltransferase, with protein MDTHVQPAHDIMRMLPQGIESMLAPKTVAVIGATERRASVGAAVMRNLLDHEFGGRVIPVSLTHDRVFDVPAFREIGAIPGAVDLAVIVTPAATVPDVVAQCASAGVRGAIIISGGFRETGPAGAALEQRILIEARRTDMRIIGPNCIGVISPATGLYASFSSRAAAKGSVGFASQSGAICGAILDWSADANVGFSHFVSTGSMIDVGWSDIIYFLGDDAQTKSIVLYMEGIGDAAAFISAAREVALVKPVIVMKAGRTPSAAKAAVSHTGALAGSDDVIDAAFRRCGVLRVDTIEDLFSMADVLSKQPRPKGRRLAVITNAGGAGVIAVDELVRGGGQLAALSSETIANLDAALPPHWSHGNPIDVLGDAGPLRLRAALDAVAVDPGVDGLLVAFAPQAISGPSEMAEQLVPFAQCGKPILASWMGGSGVAEGTALLDAAGIPTFPYVDAATRVFNFLWRYGDSLHELYETPELPVGLPQPHLDDARLIIVRANAEGRTLLDAAESMMFLAAYGIPTLPTVAAADSNSAVRAAASIGYPVAVKLLSHTITHKTDVGGVHLDIADAAGVEQAFRAIESGVAARSAPGDFLGVTVQPMVRGEGYELILGSTIDAQFGPVVLFGLGGQLVEIFEDKALGLPPLNSTLARRLMERTKIFRALLGVRGRRPVDLDRLDELLVRFAALVIEQPRVREIDVNPLHASADGFAAVDARVVLYDASIGPEHLPKSAIRPYPSQYVGAWTNTRGQNFVIRPIRPEDEPAVRRFHTVLSDDSVYQRYAHLIGRESRMSHDRLVRTCFADYSRQMALIAMYGDDVAGIGRLVRGHIGHDAEFALLVADSYQSSGLGTEVLRRLLKIARAEGIECVFGFVLAQNSLMLKVCRRLGFSVESELRDPMVKASIRP; from the coding sequence ATGGACACGCACGTTCAGCCGGCGCACGACATCATGCGCATGCTTCCGCAAGGGATCGAGTCGATGCTTGCGCCCAAAACCGTCGCCGTAATCGGAGCGACGGAGCGCCGCGCAAGCGTGGGCGCGGCCGTCATGCGCAATCTTTTGGATCACGAGTTCGGCGGCCGCGTCATCCCTGTATCGCTGACGCACGATCGCGTATTCGACGTGCCGGCCTTTCGCGAAATCGGTGCGATACCGGGCGCGGTCGATCTCGCGGTCATCGTAACGCCGGCCGCGACCGTGCCCGACGTTGTCGCGCAGTGCGCGTCCGCCGGCGTCCGGGGCGCGATCATCATATCGGGCGGCTTTCGCGAGACGGGGCCGGCCGGCGCCGCACTAGAGCAACGCATTCTCATCGAAGCCCGGCGCACTGACATGCGCATCATCGGCCCGAACTGCATCGGCGTCATTTCACCCGCGACCGGGCTGTACGCGTCGTTTTCGTCGCGCGCCGCGGCAAAAGGAAGCGTAGGATTCGCAAGTCAGAGCGGCGCGATCTGCGGCGCGATTCTCGATTGGAGCGCAGACGCTAACGTCGGCTTCAGCCACTTCGTGTCCACCGGATCGATGATCGACGTCGGGTGGTCCGACATCATCTATTTTCTCGGCGACGACGCACAGACCAAAAGCATCGTGCTCTACATGGAGGGCATCGGCGATGCCGCTGCCTTTATCTCCGCCGCTCGCGAGGTCGCGCTCGTCAAGCCGGTCATCGTCATGAAAGCCGGACGGACGCCGAGCGCTGCCAAAGCGGCGGTGTCGCACACCGGCGCGCTCGCCGGGAGCGACGACGTGATCGATGCGGCATTTCGTCGATGCGGCGTGCTTCGCGTCGACACCATCGAGGATCTATTCTCGATGGCCGACGTGTTGAGCAAACAGCCACGACCCAAGGGCCGCCGATTGGCGGTCATCACCAACGCAGGAGGCGCGGGCGTCATCGCAGTGGATGAGCTGGTGCGGGGCGGCGGCCAACTCGCGGCGCTTTCATCGGAGACGATCGCAAATCTCGACGCAGCGCTCCCGCCTCATTGGAGCCACGGCAATCCGATCGATGTGCTGGGCGATGCCGGCCCACTTCGCCTCCGTGCAGCGCTCGATGCGGTTGCCGTCGACCCGGGCGTTGACGGACTGCTCGTGGCGTTTGCGCCGCAAGCAATTTCCGGACCGAGTGAGATGGCAGAGCAACTCGTGCCGTTCGCACAGTGCGGCAAACCAATTCTCGCGAGCTGGATGGGTGGAAGCGGCGTCGCCGAAGGGACGGCGCTTCTCGACGCGGCCGGCATCCCCACGTTCCCGTACGTAGATGCGGCAACGCGCGTTTTCAACTTTCTCTGGCGCTATGGCGACAGCTTGCACGAGCTGTACGAGACGCCCGAGCTTCCGGTGGGGCTGCCGCAGCCTCACCTCGACGACGCACGTCTGATCATAGTTCGAGCGAACGCCGAGGGCCGCACTCTTCTCGACGCGGCGGAATCCATGATGTTTCTGGCCGCGTATGGCATCCCCACGCTCCCCACGGTGGCTGCAGCCGACTCGAATAGTGCGGTGCGAGCCGCCGCGTCGATCGGCTATCCGGTCGCCGTCAAACTGCTCTCGCATACGATCACGCACAAGACGGACGTGGGCGGCGTTCACCTCGATATCGCAGACGCCGCGGGCGTGGAGCAAGCGTTCCGCGCGATTGAGAGCGGAGTCGCAGCGCGAAGCGCGCCGGGTGACTTTCTCGGCGTGACGGTTCAGCCTATGGTGCGCGGCGAGGGATACGAGTTGATCCTGGGCAGCACGATCGATGCGCAGTTCGGCCCCGTCGTGCTCTTCGGACTCGGCGGTCAGCTCGTTGAGATCTTCGAAGACAAAGCGCTAGGACTTCCGCCGCTCAATTCGACCCTGGCGCGCCGGCTCATGGAGCGCACGAAGATATTTCGCGCCTTGTTAGGCGTGAGAGGCAGGCGGCCGGTCGATCTCGACCGTCTCGATGAGCTGCTCGTGCGATTCGCCGCGCTCGTCATCGAGCAGCCTCGGGTGCGTGAAATCGACGTCAATCCGCTGCACGCTTCGGCCGATGGCTTCGCCGCCGTCGACGCGCGAGTCGTGCTCTACGACGCGTCGATTGGCCCTGAGCATCTGCCGAAGTCCGCGATCAGGCCGTATCCCAGCCAGTATGTCGGCGCATGGACGAACACTCGAGGCCAGAATTTCGTCATTCGACCGATCCGCCCGGAAGACGAACCTGCCGTCCGGCGCTTTCATACCGTGCTGTCCGACGACAGTGTCTATCAGCGCTACGCACATCTGATCGGCCGCGAATCTCGGATGTCACATGACCGCTTGGTACGCACGTGTTTTGCCGACTACAGCCGCCAAATGGCGTTGATCGCCATGTACGGCGACGACGTCGCGGGAATAGGCCGGCTCGTCCGGGGCCACATCGGCCATGACGCCGAATTCGCGCTGCTCGTGGCAGATTCGTATCAGTCAAGCGGTTTAGGGACAGAGGTTCTCAGGCGGCTCTTGAAAATCGCCCGGGCTGAGGGGATAGAGTGCGTCTTCGGCTTCGTGCTCGCTCAGAACTCGCTCATGCTCAAGGTTTGTCGTCGACTCGGATTTTCCGTCGAATCGGAGCTTCGCGACCCGATGGTCAAGGCGTCGATCCGCCCGTAG